The following coding sequences are from one Haliotis asinina isolate JCU_RB_2024 chromosome 3, JCU_Hal_asi_v2, whole genome shotgun sequence window:
- the LOC137276723 gene encoding uncharacterized protein, translating to MRRSSKVANGPGQTGAVGGQGGSVVLQKTGRKILTEEEQLQHDIKFHPELQSALEGFDEFLKLLDAKKKDKGQLFESLRTNISKAFETYTTDSTRCILGNYLAVKGFAKRMYDLYEFAIGTIDILTSDFIHKHQNAIEVKLVMEMRKCLWTATDNSWSLGEKVSQTGLFKYLLADVKAIGKTLPVISDDDIAFDTAIGIMYNCAQNHVTRQKYRELNAVDTLLPFLKAKSTKVKLTTLLVLTHIVDEVKNKALSADVTVFDFLIDMIKKAWEDVHHRCVQGTTFFSARELLNGLTALAKNDDNKRLLMEKGVLKTLKSILKGGTEVEQEEALGCIRELSFNDENKSILNADEGVMDVLKEKENSGNAQIAKAAQFTRWGLATKKVADSNLKRRQSGLSMTSKQPKSGHVMLSYSWHNQKTVIEVYDKLKSEGFRLWIDIDDMAGSTLGAMANAVEKASAVILFISESYFESQNCRQEAEYTYKLKKTMVPVLLQGNYQPTGWLGIMIGTKLYFDMSPGKDFGAKLKELVRELGQNGRITEEEEKLLDVTDAAPKSLSTVAARGGGDRVPGWTNKDVIEWLKNIGMYQCSSLRSLTGEELMFLQHLLNKAPEFYYSYLERNMKLKSLKELMTFSNALAML from the exons ATGAGAAGGTCATCGAAAGTCGCTAATGGCCCCGGCCAAACGGGCGCAGTGGGTGGGCAAGGAGGGTCGGTCGTCCTCCAGAAAACAGGCCGGAAGATCCTCACAGAGGAAGAACAGCTTCAACACGACATCAAATTCCACCCAGAACTCCAATCAGCGCTTGAAGGATTCGACGAGTTTCTCAAACTTCTTGACGCTAAGAAGAAGGACAAAGGACAGTTGTTTGAATCCTTGAGAACGAACATTAGTAAAGCCTTTGAAACATATACAACCGACAGCACACGGTGTATCCTGGGGAACTATCTGGCAGTGAAAGGGTTCGCGAAACGTATGTATGATCTGTATGAATTTGCTATTGGAACGATTGATATCCTCACGTCCGATTTCATCCACAAGCATCAGAATGCTATCGAGGTGAAGCTGGTGATGGAGATGAGAAAGTGCCTGTGGACGGCCACAGACAACAGTTGGTCTCTTGGAGAGAAGGTTTCCCAGACGGGATTGTTCAAGTACCTCCTCGCCGACGTAAAGGCCATCgggaagactcttccagttatATCG GATGATGATATTGCCTTTGACACCGCTATTGGCATCATGTACAACTGTGCCCAGAACCACGTGACCAGACAGAAGTATAGAGAGCTGAATGCCGTTGACACACTCCTGCCCTTCCTTAAAGCTAAGTCCACAA AAGTGAAACTTACGACCCTACTGGTGTTAACCCACATCGTGGACGAAGTCAAGAACAAAGCCCTATCAGCAGACGTCACCGTGTTCGACTTCCTCATCGACATGATCAAGAAGGCGTGGGAAGATGTCCACCATCGCTGTGTCCAGGGGACCACTTTCTTCAGCGCCCGAGAACTGCTTAACGGCCTGACAGCATTGGCCAAGAATGATGACAACAAGCGACTATTGATGGAAAAGGGGGTTTTGAAAACCCTGAAATCAATCCTTAAAGGAGGAACAGAGGTTGAGCAAGAGGAGGCCCTAGGGTGTATCAGAGAACTTTCATTTAATGACGAAAATAAAAGCATTCTCAAC GCTGACGAAGGTGTGATGGATGTACTCAAGGAGAAAGAAAACTCCGGTAACGCACAAATCGCCAAGGCTGCCCAGTTTACTCGATGGGGCCTGGCCACCAAGAAAGTTGCGGACTCGA atttaaagCGAAGACAATCAGGATTGTCAATGACCTCAAAACAACCCAAATCTGGCCACGTGATGTTGAGTTACTCTTGGCACAACCAGAAGACGGTGATAGAG GTCTATGACAAACTGAAGAGTGAAGGATTCCGGCTCTGGATTGACATCGATGACATGGCAGGCAGCACACTAGGGGCGATGGCGAACGCCGTGGAGAAGGCCAGCgctgttattttatttatatcgGAGTCATATTTTGAATCACAGAATTGCAGGCAAG AGGCCGAGTACACGTACAAGTTGAAGAAGACGATGGTACCAGTGCTGCTACAGGGGAATTACCAACCAACTGGCTGGCTGGGGATCATGATTGGAACGAAGCTGTATTTTGACATGAGTCCTGGAAAAGACTTTGGCGCCAAGCTGAAAGAACTCGTTAGAGAACTTGGCCAAAATGGTCGAATAACAGAGGAGGAGGAAAAG TTGCTGGATGTGACCGATGCGGCCCCAAAATCTCTCAGTACAGTCGCCGCTCGCGGTGGAGGTGACAGGGTGCCTGGGTGGACCAACAAAGATGTCATTGAGTGGTTGAAGAACATCGGCATGTACCA ATGTTCTTCCCTAAGGTCCCTGACCGGCGAGGAGCTGATGTTCCTCCAGCATCTGTTAAACAAG GCTCCGGAGTTCTACTACAGCTACTTGGAGAGAAACATGAAGCTGAAATCACTGAAGGAGCTAATGACGTTCTCAAACGCCCTTGCAATGCTTTGA